In the genome of Geotrypetes seraphini chromosome 14, aGeoSer1.1, whole genome shotgun sequence, one region contains:
- the MRPL50 gene encoding 39S ribosomal protein L50, mitochondrial, with amino-acid sequence MAVLLRRVGAAYELQRWGVCSRALWDGFRKKAAEDTRIVKVPGHLELTPSPSSEPALMQPPPRSRKYIPPEDLEHRLEIQVKEVLGSTLPSDWREAMLTDSHLKFRLLTQLAAELGHTVPNSSLQHMRSAGDVLKFYNTPVKDTTKFDELSCAELPSNLKIHWGY; translated from the exons ATGGCGGTGCTACTGCGGAGGGTTGGGGCTGCGTACGAGCTCCAGCGCTGGGGGGTCTGTAGTCGAGCTCTGTGGGACGGCTTCAG GAAGAAGGCAGCAGAAGACACCAGGATTGTGAAAGTGCCTGGACACCTTGAGCTCACACCAAGCCCCAGTTCAGAGCCTGCGCTGATGCAGCCCCCACCACGCAGCCGTAAATATATACCGCCTGAGGACCTGGAACACCGCCTGGAGATTCAAGTGAAGGAGGTCCTTGGGTCCACGCTCCCTAGTGACTGGCGGGAGGCCATGCTGACGGACAGCCACCTTAAGTTCCGTCTTCTGACACAGCTGGCTGCAGAACTGGGTCACACTGTACCCAATTCCAGCTTGCAGCATATGCGTAGTGCAGGTGATGTGCTGAAGTTCTATAACACCCCTGTTAAAGACACCACCAAGTTCGATGAACTGAGCTGTGCTGAATTACCCTCCAACCTTAAAATCCACTGGGGATACTAG